TGCGGTTTATCCGTGAATCATGCACGGGCTTTAGTATAAGCGCCTGGGGGCGCGTCCCGCACCGAGGCCCCCCATTGAAGCGACTCAATCAAGACACCGTAGTATTGATTTAGAGCCAATTGAATTACTGGCACTACCTTCTGCTACTTTCTAACTTGGTCGAACTCACGTCGTCCAGACGTTCGCGTACCCCCAGAACTCTGGGCTTCTGCCAGACCAGCAAAATAAACAGAACCTAAAATATATCTTGCCCCTAACTCGGACAAAACTGGTTTGAGAGCATAGTCAACTGACAATAAATGAGCGATCGTGCCTGCTGTAGCAAGAAGCAGAATGACTTTACCAGATAAAGCTTTTTGAGGCAGCAAATCTAAAAATGCTTTCAATACTCCTGTATAAGCAGTTTTATAAATGGGAGTGACGATAATTAAAGCATCGGCTTTGGCAATTAAAGCTTTTGTTGGTTCGAGGTTAGGACTGTCATAACGACCAAAAATTAAATCTTCAGCAGGCAGATCGCGAACAGAAATAATTTCGGTTTGGGCGTTACAACAACTTATGTCGGTATTGATCGCCCAGATGCTTTTGAAGCAGCAATTCAACCCAATACCAAATTAATTTGGATTGAAACCCCAACCAATCCCCTGCTCAAAATTATCGACATTAAAGTTCTCGCCGAAATTGCTAGAAAAAACAATCTTATCTTAGTCGTTGATAATACTTTTGCTAATTCCTATTTTCAAACGCCTTTGCAATTAGGAGCAGATCTCGTCGTTCATAGTACCACCAAATATTTAGCAGGACACAGCGATATTATTGGCGGTGCAGTCGTCACATCTAACGAGCAGCTTTATAACCAGTTGAAATTTTATTAAAAATGCGATCGGTGCAGTTCCCAGTCCCTTTGATAGTTAGTTGGTTTTGAGAGGAATTAAAACTCTAGCAGTCAGGATGCGAGAACACGAAAAGAATGGTCTGTTTCTAGCTAAATTTCTCGCCCAACATCCGAAGGTCGATCGAGTATACTATCCAGGTTTGCCCAGTCACGAACAGTATCACTTAGCAAAAACCCAAATGTCTGGATTTGGAGGAATGATTAGTTTAACCCTCAAAGGAGGATTTAGCCAAGTAGAAAAATTTGGAGAAAGCTTTATCGTAGATAAATTGAAGCTGAATTGTAGTTGTATTAAAAAACATTTAAAATTCGATTAGCTAAAAACTAGCTAATCAACAGCGTAGTCTAGTCAATTGAAAACTGCTGTAAGCTTTAAAAGTTGAATTGAATCGGTAAACCGTCCTGAAAAGTCAATAATTCTCCTGAGCGAATGGGAGTCCAAATCTCGTTATCAGTTAGGGGAGTAGTAGCAATAATAGCGACGCGATCGCTCTTATTTGTCAACTCGTTAAAATCTACCGTTAAATCTCGATCAATTAAATGGGCTGCTGCAAAAGGTGCTTGGCGCACAATGTAACAAAGTTGGGTAGAACAATGGGCAAAGAAACTTTCTCCATCGGCAAGTAGATAATTAAATATGCCTTTGGCTGCTAATTTTTTAGTAATGCTATTCAGCACTGAATACAATTGTGGCAAAGGAGGCTTACTGTTGGGAAAGTTTTGACGCAAGGTTTCTAAAATCAGACAAAAAGCCTTTTCGCTGTCGGTATCTCCCACTGGTTGATAAAATTGCATCGGTTCGAGTTCAAAAAAAGCTAAATCACCATTGTGAGCAAATACCCAATAGCGTCCCCACAATTGCCGACTAAAAGGATGGCAGTTTTCGAGGAGAATCTTTCCTTGAGTCGCTTTACGGATGTGGGCGATGACGTGGGTAGAATGAATAGGATAGCGTCGCACTAATTCTGCGACAGAAGAACTACTCGAAGGTTTAGAATCTATAAAAAGCTGACAGCCTTTGCCTTCAAAAAAAGCAATCCCCCATCCATCGCGATGATCGTCAGTTTTTCCGCCCCTGGTTGAAAAACCCTCGAAAGAAAAGCAAATATCGGTGGGAACGTTACAGTTCATACCAAGTAGTTGACACATATCCTCTATAGCGTTAATTGTTAATTGTGAGTTAGCGCGGTCATGGAGAGCCATTCCGGTTTTTGTTATTCTATATGTTTTTGAAATAAATTTTATTTGTATTTAGAAATATTTTGGATAAGATGGTAATTTAAGAAGGTTGACTCGCTTGCCGAAAAATCTCGACCGAATTTTTCATAGGAGATAAACAAATATGGTAGATGTATGTTGTGGCCCTGGCTATGCTTTTCCCAAGCAGCAATGAAAGCCGAACCAGAAAAGGTATTATATGCGATCGCGCTTTTACTGGAACAGGAATCGAACAACCCGATTATTTAGCGACAATAGATGTCGCTCCAGACTCTCCTACCTATTCTCAAATTCGCTGTTTGGCATTTGGGATAACCAATTTTATCCAGATTTAGCCAAAAAAGGTTCTTACTTACTACAAATCGACTGCGATCGAGAAAAGGGAGGACTTTCCCTTAAGCAAGATTTTTAGGTAGACTTTGGTAAAGAAAGCAGCCCGCGCTCAGGAAATGCGTTATCCATGGGGTGATTGTACTTCCGATATTTGGCTCTGAAAAGACACACAACCACAACATAAAAAACAGATCGGTGTAGATGACCTAGAGATACAAGACCTAATTGAAACTAAAGTTATCTTTTTATCAAAAGTAAATTTATCACGCATTTTTATACTTATCCCCCTAGTATAAAAGTTACTTAGGGGATTTATTTTGTCCGAGCCAAATGGCGATCGCTTTTATTAATTAAGCGGGGAGTATTAAAAAGTTCTTGATCGCGATAGCTTCATATACTTTGGACAACTTCAGATCATTACTTGTGAGAATATTTCTGCGATCGCTCTACTCGAACTCAGATTAAGCGATCGCTTCCCTTGATGAAGCCAAACTCAACTATCAAAAACAGCAGTACGAACACTCATTGAAAGTGTCAGACTATCAAACAAGAAATCTAGAAGCAGCAGGAATAATGAAAATATAATAGCGATCGCCAAACGAGAATCCAACACTTAAAAATCAATCTTTCTGACTACTCCCAGCAATAGAAGCGATCGCTCTTGGTAACTACCGCTTTTGGGATTCGACCGATTCAAAATAATCTGGGAGGCTGATTATTCGTGCTTTTTGCCCTTCAAAAATGACTACAGGAATTACCTTATTTAGTACGGCGTTGGTAATGCCAGAGCGCATTTTTTTAAAGAATTTGTTGTCAGGCAGCGTATCAGTAAACTTTTCAACCGTACTTACTTTATGAACATAGTTTTCACCATCTTCCTTGATGGTAATGATTGCCTTTGAGCCATTATCCGCAATAGCGAGGTACTGTTCTGTGATGGATTCCTTATTTTGTCTGAGGTATTCTTCAACTGTCATTTTTGCCATATATGCTACTCCTTAATAGTAATGTCAATTACAGTTAAACCAGTGACATCGCTCCTTTTCAACGACGAAAAACAAACAAATTACCAATTCTCCCTCGTCCTATTCTCGTATTTTCATCCAGGTAAGAAGTAATCCATAACGCCTTATTTCTCAAGAAATCTAATACTCTTATAGTTTCATCAATTGATGTTGTAGAGAAGATCTCAAAATTGAGCCTCAAAAATGATCGAGTCCTGAAGGGTATTCATATTACGACTATTACGACGATGAACTCATTCGCGATCCGTAAGCTAAGCGGAGCTTAATCGCTCTCGCTACACTCGAGAGGAACAGATCTAATAAGTATTAAATAGTTCTTCTCTTCTTTACGCTTTGTTTGTCCTCAATGCAGACATAGGTTGAATCTCACTTTGATTGACCTAAATGCGGTTGGATGGATAATTCGACAACGCGCGATCGCTACGGGTATACCCATTCGGGTACGACGCGAAGGACGCGACGTGGCTAGTCCTAAAGGATAAGCTTCGCCCTAAAGGACTAGCTTCGCGTCGCAAATCATGCGGTGGGTATATCGCCGAAAGGCGTTTATCCTCATTGCGGTAAGGACAAGTACCCGTCGTATTGGGTGCAAAGGGATGCTGAGCAAGACAGAAACAATGATGGTGGGAATTTTAGTAGCCGTGAGGAAGGTATTGATTTACATCAACTTGGTCTTGAACATTAGTTTGATTCGCATCTTGAACAATTGCGTTACCAGTACCAACAGCAGCAGCTTCGTTAGCGTTTAATTGGACTGAAGTTTGAGCATCAGGAGTGGAATAACCGTAGCCACCTAAGTCTAATTGGTTTTGGTAGCTAGTTTGGTCGGTGTTTTGGTGGATGAGGTTACTAGTACCGACAGCAGCAGCAGAATTTGTATTGTTTTGAATGCTAGTCTGAGCGTCTTGAGCGAAAGCAGTTAAAGGAGCGAAAGCGATAACAGCAGTAAGAATGGATAATGTAGTTTTTTTCATGGTTTAAGACCTCGTAAAAGTAAAATTTAGTGTGTTTTGCTTACATTCACTAGTTACGATTGATCTATTTTTTTTATGCAGATTTAGATTTACTTTTAATTTGTAAAGAAGCGAATCCTAAAGGACGACGCGGAGCTAGTCCTTTAGGGCATATGCACTAAGAAGTTAGCTAAAATCAATCAGTTAATCTTAACTGGTCACCAATGGCTAAAAGCTAATAGCTATTAGCTTTTAACACTTACATCCCCAAATCTTAGTTTAAAGAGCAAGCCCTAAGTAGAGCAATTGTTGTGCCAGTGTTTTGGCTTGCTGGCGAATCTCAGCTACCGCAGTTGTTTCCCAGAGACATCCCTTTTGGGGGGAACCGAGAGTAAACAGTAAATTAGATACTTCCCCTGTTGCATCGATCAGCGCGCCGTTGGCAGCGACCTCTAAACCAAGATTGAGGGGATCTGGTTTAATCAGACCAGAATTCAATAAATTCTCGATCAAAGGGTGTTGTAGTCGGCGATAGTTGCATTCCGTCCCCGTACAGTTAATTACTGCACCTAAGCGCAAGTTATTAATATAGTTGCTACATTGCTCGCGAATCGATACGTTTACTCCTAGAGCATCCTCATTGTAGGCTTGAATACGTCCTGCCAAGAAATGTAACTGTCCTGCTGCAACTTTTGACTCAATTTGTCGAGCGATCGCACTATGTACTCGATGACGATGACTTTCCCAGTAGGGTCGAACGTGGCGTAAAAATCTTTGTTTTTCAGCGATCGCTAGAGATTGCCAAATTAATTGAGTTTGGGGACGAACCGAGTTAATCACAGATTGCCAGTTATCACCCCTAGCTTCAGCAGACTTGATTTCTTGTCTGATTCGGCGTACTAGAGAGCGAATTGTTGTTGGTAGCGATTCGGACTTGAACAAAGGTGGATAAGAAGTTGTTGGCTGATGCGCTTGAGGAAGCAAACCCCGACGCGAAACAACATAAATTTTACCTTGATGTTTTTGTCGATCAAGTGCCAAAATTGCATCTAAAGCAGTTAAGCCAGAACCAATGATTAAAATCGGTTCGTCAGCAGCTAAAGAAAATAAAGATGGTGCAGACCAAAAGCGAAAATAACGTTTACTTTGATAAAAAGAAGAGTCGGCAACGGCAGGATCGGCTGGGGGAAAATTTCCCAAAGCTAGCACCACGCGATCGACTTCCAGACTTTTTCCACTACTGAGGCAAACAGTAGCCCGTTCTGTATTAGTTTCTAATGCGATCGCTTCATCAGTTAATTTTTCTAGACTAACACCCTTATCTGCTTGGGATTCAGCTTCGGCTAAGATCGATCTAATGTAATCACCGTAAAGCTTTCGCGGTACAAAATCATCTTGGCTAACTTTTTTAACTATTTCGGACTCGCGAGTCTGCAACCAGTGCCAAAAATGGTCGGGATGGTCGGGAAAAGCACTCATTTTACCAGCAGGAACGTTAAGCAAATGACAATCCCAATTAGTGCTGTAAGCAATTCCTTCACCGACAAAAGGACGAGGTTCGATTAACTTAATACGTAGAGGGGAAACTGTATTTTTGAGTAGATGCACCGCCACCATCGAACCACTAAAGCCACCGCCAACGATCGCAATACTGGTTGGCTGCGACTCGAATTTATCAGGTTTTTTTCCCTTGTCAACAAATCTTGTTTGATTCTTTGCCTGAATGGGCGAAAGCTGGGATTGTCCGCTCATGGAGTGATAAACTTGCATCTGCTGTAATGGTTTAGCGTAAATGTTGAGAGTGATCAGATTTTGCTCGGAAGTATTGGCAAGTTGATGAATTTGAGCGCGATCGACTCCTACCAATTCGTCTGGCTGTAAATATTTTTCTTGAAGAAGAACGGATGAGAATTCTTCGGTTGCAGCATCATTGCGAGTAAAGGTTCTAGAAGTAAGTACGCCTTGATAAACGCGAGTTACATTTAAAGAATCACCATGATCGTGAATTGAACTAAATTGTCCTGGTTGCCAGCAGACAAGAATTATTTCACAGTTTGAGTCGCGTAAAAGGATTTGGCGTTGATAATTTTCAGAACTAAAACAAACATTGCTGGCGATCGCCATATCTCCTACATCTAATCTTGCTACCCAGTCTTGAAGTTGTGCTAGCTCAAGTTGCCCGATGGCAACTTTCTGAAGTTTTAGCCGAAAATCGTCTAAAGTTAATCTGGTTTCCAGAATTTTCATAGTCTAAATTGAACTGATAATTGTTTCTACTCAGTTATAATTCATTTTTAATTGCATTCAATTTAAATTCAAATACAACTGAGTCAGAGATATCTGAATCAAAATTGATAAAGACAAGAAATTACTTATCGTTCGCGCATTGGTGACCAAGCCCTTTGGACTGCTTCTTGAAGCTACGCAAATAATAAGGAAGAAAACTCATTATTTGCGTAGCTTATCCGATATAGACTCATTACTTAAGCAAA
This sequence is a window from Coleofasciculaceae cyanobacterium. Protein-coding genes within it:
- a CDS encoding NAD(P)H-dependent oxidoreductase is translated as MNCCFKSIWAINTDISCCNAQTEIISVRDLPAEDLIFGRYDSPNLEPTKALIAKADALIIVTPIYKTAYTGVLKAFLDLLPQKALSGKVILLLATAGTIAHLLSVDYALKPVLSELGARYILGSVYFAGLAEAQSSGGTRTSGRREFDQVRK
- a CDS encoding aminotransferase class I/II-fold pyridoxal phosphate-dependent enzyme, coding for MGVTTTYVGIDRPDAFEAAIQPNTKLIWIETPTNPLLKIIDIKVLAEIARKNNLILVVDNTFANSYFQTPLQLGADLVVHSTTKYLAGHSDIIGGAVVTSNEQLYNQLKFY
- a CDS encoding PLP-dependent transferase, encoding MRGIKTLAVRMREHEKNGLFLAKFLAQHPKVDRVYYPGLPSHEQYHLAKTQMSGFGGMISLTLKGGFSQVEKFGESFIVDKLKLNCSCIKKHLKFD
- a CDS encoding class II glutamine amidotransferase; amino-acid sequence: MALHDRANSQLTINAIEDMCQLLGMNCNVPTDICFSFEGFSTRGGKTDDHRDGWGIAFFEGKGCQLFIDSKPSSSSSVAELVRRYPIHSTHVIAHIRKATQGKILLENCHPFSRQLWGRYWVFAHNGDLAFFELEPMQFYQPVGDTDSEKAFCLILETLRQNFPNSKPPLPQLYSVLNSITKKLAAKGIFNYLLADGESFFAHCSTQLCYIVRQAPFAAAHLIDRDLTVDFNELTNKSDRVAIIATTPLTDNEIWTPIRSGELLTFQDGLPIQFNF
- a CDS encoding FAD/NAD(P)-binding protein: MKILETRLTLDDFRLKLQKVAIGQLELAQLQDWVARLDVGDMAIASNVCFSSENYQRQILLRDSNCEIILVCWQPGQFSSIHDHGDSLNVTRVYQGVLTSRTFTRNDAATEEFSSVLLQEKYLQPDELVGVDRAQIHQLANTSEQNLITLNIYAKPLQQMQVYHSMSGQSQLSPIQAKNQTRFVDKGKKPDKFESQPTSIAIVGGGFSGSMVAVHLLKNTVSPLRIKLIEPRPFVGEGIAYSTNWDCHLLNVPAGKMSAFPDHPDHFWHWLQTRESEIVKKVSQDDFVPRKLYGDYIRSILAEAESQADKGVSLEKLTDEAIALETNTERATVCLSSGKSLEVDRVVLALGNFPPADPAVADSSFYQSKRYFRFWSAPSLFSLAADEPILIIGSGLTALDAILALDRQKHQGKIYVVSRRGLLPQAHQPTTSYPPLFKSESLPTTIRSLVRRIRQEIKSAEARGDNWQSVINSVRPQTQLIWQSLAIAEKQRFLRHVRPYWESHRHRVHSAIARQIESKVAAGQLHFLAGRIQAYNEDALGVNVSIREQCSNYINNLRLGAVINCTGTECNYRRLQHPLIENLLNSGLIKPDPLNLGLEVAANGALIDATGEVSNLLFTLGSPQKGCLWETTAVAEIRQQAKTLAQQLLYLGLAL